The following are from one region of the Ischnura elegans chromosome X, ioIscEleg1.1, whole genome shotgun sequence genome:
- the LOC124171192 gene encoding secreted RxLR effector protein 161-like — MTQAVNYVSQFNSCYGDEHWACAKRVLRYLKGTLDYCLVYCKSDEGLCGYSDTDWGSDSVDRKSYSGYVFTFGGGVISWMSKKQSLVAQSSTEAEYVSLAKAGNEAIYLRNLLKELTGEVYPVKLFCDNKATIFLSNNAAFQK, encoded by the coding sequence ATGACACAGGCAGTAAACTATGTAAGCCAGTTCAATAGTTGTTATGGTGATGAGCATTGGGCCTGTGCTAAGAGAGTGCTAAGGTATCTTAAAGGGACTCTAGACTACTGTCTTGTATATTGTAAAAGTGACGAGGGACTGTGTGGATACTCAGATACGGACTGGGGCAGTGACTCAGTGGACAGAAAGTCGTACTCTGGGTATGTTTTCACTTTTGGTGGGGGGGTCATCTCCTGGATGTCAAAGAAGCAGAGTTTAGTGGCTCAGTCCTCTACAGAGGCCGAGTATGTTTCTTTGGCAAAGGCTGGGAACGAAGCCATTTATTTAAGAAACCTTTTAAAAGAACTCACTGGTGAAGTGTATCCTGTGAAGTTGTTTTGCGACAACAAGGCAACAATTTTTCTGTCAAACAATGCTGCATTTCAGAAGTGA